In the genome of Tsukamurella paurometabola DSM 20162, the window CGATCGCGGCCCAGACATCGCTCCAGTCGCGGCCGTCGAGCGAGCCGACCAGCCAGGCCTGGGCGCGCGCCACATCGCGGATATCGGCACGCACCAGCATCCAGTCGATGAGGGCGCGCATGAGCGCGGTGATGGCGATACCCACCAGGATCAGCCGCATACCGTCGACCCCACCGCGCACCGCGAGCAGGTAGACCAGCGCGCCCGTGGCGAGGCCTCCGCCGAGTGCGAACAGCGGGAGCCCCACATCGGTGTTCAGCGTCGCGGCCAGGGTGCTGGTGGAGGTCACCAGGAAGACGGCCGCCACACCGGCGCCGGCGGTAATGCCGAGGAGGTCCGGGCTGGCGAGCGGATTGCGCGCGATCGACTGAACGATCGCGCCCGACATGCCGAGCGCCGCGCCGACCGTGAGGCCGACCAGCGCGCGCGGTAACCGTAGGTCGGTGACGATGAAGGTGGTCATCGCATCGCCCCGGCCGATCAGGGCTCGGAGCACCTCGCCGAGGGTGAGCGGGAACTCACCCATCCGAATACTGAGGCAGAACGCGAGGAAGGCCACGGCGAGCAGCACCGCGGTGACGATCACCGGCCAGGGTCGCCAGACCATGGAGACCACGGAGCCGAAGCGCAGGCCCCGCCGGATCGGGGGGAGATCGTGCGCCGCGTCCGCGGGCGTGCGCTCCTGAACGCCGGTCATACCTTCACCGCCTTCCGCCACCACACGAGGGCCACGAAGAAGGGCGCACCGACCATCGCCACCACGATGCCCACCTCCAGTTCTCCGGGGCGCGCGACCACGCGTCCCACGATGTCGGCGGCGAGCAGCAGCCAGGCGCCCAGCAGCGCCGAATAGGGCAGCAACCAGCGATAGTCGGGACCGGTGAAGTAGCGGGTGATGTGCGGGACCATGAGGCCGAGGAAGGCGATGCTTCCGCACGCGGCGGTGGCACCGCCGGCCAGGAGGGTCACGGCGATCACGCCGACGGTGCGCGAGAGGTTCACGTTGAGCCCGAGCCCCCGGGCCACATCGTCGCCCAGGTTGAGTAGGTTCACCGCCGGTCCGTTGGCCAGCGCGAGCAGCGCGCCGATCACCAGGAACGGGGTGACCGCACCGATCACGTCGTAGCCGCGGCCCACCACGGCACCCGCGTTCCAGAACCGCAGGGCATCGAGCGAGGCGTTATCGCTGAGCGCGATGGCCGAGGTCATCGAGCTGAGGAAGAGGCCGACGCCGGTACCTGCGAGAACCAGAGTCAGAGGCGATGCGGCGCCGCCACCGAGGCTGGAGAGCCCGAACACGACGAAGGCCGCGACCGCGGCACCGAGGAAGGCGAACCACACGTATTGCAGCGGCTGGGTAAGGCCACCGAGGAAGATCGCGCAGACCACGGCGAACGCGGCGCCCTGAGTGATTCCGAGGATTCCGGGATCGGCGATCGGATTCCGGGTGTGCCCCTGGAGCAGGGCGCCCGCAAGCGCGAGTGCCGCCCCGGCCAGCAACGCCAGGATGGTGCGCGGCACGCGGAGCGTCTGGACGATGATCGCGGCTTCGTTGAGCTGCGGGTCGCCCGGATTCGGGCCGGTGGTGTAGCGGTACAACAGTCCGTCCCAGACCGCCGACGGCGCGAGGTCGCGCGAGCCGATCGCCAGCGAGGCCACCACGGTCACGACGAGCAGGATCGCCAGGAGCAGGAGCCCGAGGAGACGTTTGCGCCGCCGCGCGGCACCTGCGCTGGGGGGCGCGGGTGCCGACGGTTCGTCGCGTGTCGTCGAGAGATCTACGGTCACCCTGCTAATGGTAGGCTGCCCTTCATTTCTTGGAAGGACCCGCCCATGATTTCGTCGCCGCGCGCCCTGGTCAGGGTCGTCGCCATCGCCTTCGTCACACTACTCGTCGCCGCGCTCACCGCGTGCGGCTCCAGTCCGGAGTCGGCCCCGGCGAGCTCCCAGCCGGCCTCGGTGAAGCGGGTCGCCTCGCTCGGCTTGGGAGATGTGGACACTCTGCTCGCGCTCGGTGTGGTGCCGGTGCTCGTGGCCCCCTGGGCCCAGGACGCCACCGAGCCGGTGGGGGAATGGTCGAAGCCGCTGTTGCAGGGCCAGACCCCGGCGATGGTGCTGGGTACCGGCAACGCCGTGGACGGTAAGGCGATCGAGACCATCGCTACCGCCAAACCCGATCTGATCGTGGCCGTGAACTCAGGCTTCGACGACGCCACCTTCGAGCGGCTCCAGTCGATCGCGCCGGTGATCCGGCGCCCCGCGCAGTTCGCCGCGTGGGGCGTCCCGTGGGAGGCGCAGGTGCGTGCGATCGCGGCGGGAGTGGGCCGCACCGCCGAGGGCGATGCCCTCATCGCCAAGACCAACGACCGGATCGCCCAGGCGAAGGCCGATCACCCCCGGTATCAGGGGAAGACGGCCGCCACCGTACTGCCGAAGTCCGACGGCGGCCTCTACGCCTACGCGAACACCGACGGTCGCGGCCAGGTGCTCACCATGCTGGGATTCAGCCTGCCCGAATCGGTTTCGCGACTGGTGCCGGCGGGGAAGTTCTACGCGGACGTCTCCGCCGAGAACCTGAAGATCCTCGATCTGGACACCCTGGTGTACTTGGACTACGGCACTAAGCAGAGCGAGGAGACGGCGTTCCGATCCCTGAAGGTGGTCGGCGAGAACCGGGTGGCGCGGATCGACCGTAACCTCGGCAACGCGATGTCGATGCCCAATCCGGTGACCCTGGAGTGGGTATTGAAGACCCTCCCGCCGAAGCTGCCGGACTTCGCGTGAACCGCGCTCATCCCACCGCGAGGTACATGCGGGTGGGCTGGCTGCGGCCGCGCAACACCTCGACCGGCCCCGGACTCCAGTGCCGGCACTCGCTGGCGTCGGCGGCCGCCACCGCCGGGGCCGATGCCCACGGCACCAGCGGATCGGCCTTCGCCGCCGTCGACAGGCGCGAGGCCTCGTTGACCGGATCGCCGATCACCGTGTACTCGAACCGATCAGCGGCACCGACGTACCCGGCCACGACCACGCCGTAGGTGACACCGCACCCCGCGCGGACCTCGGGAACCTCGCGGCGCAACCGGGTCATCATCGCGCGGGACGCCGCGAGGGCGGCACCCGCGGGATCACTGAGTGCCGCGGGAGCGCCGAAGATGGCGAGTACCGCGTCGCCCTCGAACTTGTTCACCAGCCCGCCGCGACTGTTCACCTCGGCCACCACCACACCGCAGAATCGATTGAGGATCTGCACCACCTCGGAAGCCGGGCGCTCGGCGGCGAGCTCGGTGGATCCGACCAGGTCGATGAAGATCACCGCCACCCGCTGCTCGACACCGCCGAGCTCCGGTTCGGACTCGATGGTCGCGGTGGCCACCTGCTCGCCCACCTGCCGGGCGTACAGGTCCCGTACCCGCTCCCGCTCCCGCAGGCCGGCCGCCATCTCGTTGAAGCCGGACTGCAGATTGCCCAGAGTGGTGCCGTCGTACACCACTACTTCGGTGTCGTAGCGACCCTCGCTCACCCGGCGCATGGCGGCGGTCACGCTGCGCACGGGCGCGGTGATCCGGGCGACGCCGAGCTGATTGAGTACCGTTCCCGACACCAGGCCGCCGGCGCCGAGAGCACACACGCTGATCGCGATCCCGCTCACCGTGGTCGGCTCGAAGAACGCGAACACTCCCACCAGCACCACACCGGCCATCGGCAGGCCGGAACCCAGTACCCACAGCCCCAGCGACCGGGCCTCAAGACTCTGGTGCCGCGGCTCCTGCTGGTAGGTCCGCAGCACGATCGCGGTGACCGGACGCAGGCTGAACTCGACCAGCAGCATGGTGATGCCGGCGGTCACCAGGCCCGCGCCCAGGATCACCAGCGACACCTTCGGCACCAGTTGCGGATCGTAGAGACCGTAGAGGAAGCCGAACAGGATGGCGGCGACGAGCCAGTTGATCAGTTCGAAGACGTAGATCCGGCGGGGCAGCGCCAGGGTCTCCTTCGCTTGTTCCTCGGTGGGAGGCGCTCCGCTCCCCACCCACCGCAACGTGGTGAACACGTGCCAGGTGCCGTAGCAGATGCCGAACACCAGGCCGATCGCGACGTAGGCCGGGAGAATCACGGTGTTGATGTCATTGAGCTCGGGTTGGCGCACGGATGGCTCAGGAATACCCACCAGGATCAGCATCGCCGCGAACCCCGCGCCGAGCAGTGTGCAGACCGCGATCGAGACCGACAGCAGGATCACGGTACGCAGCCGCCGTGATTGCGCGCTCTCGCCGACCGTCCCCAGCAGCGGGGAACCGTAGTCCCCTCCTCCGTCGTCGGTTCCGGCGTCCCCCGGGGCCGAGTGCCCCAGTGGCATCAGAGGGCCGCCGCGTCCCGGGCGATCGCCAACTCCTCGTTGGTCGGCACCACCAGCACGGCCACCGGTGCGTCGTCGGGCGAGATCCGCCGGGGTTCGGACGAGCGCACCGCGTTGCGCTCCGGATCGACGACGATGCCGAACCGCTCGAGCCCGGCGAGGGCGTCGGCACGGACACCGGCGGCGTTCTCGCCGACGCCGGCGGTGAAGGTGATCGCGTCGACCCCACCGAGGTCCACCAGGTACGCGCCGATGTAGCGGCGCAGCCGGTGGATGTACACGTCGTAGGCGAGTTTCGCATCCTGGTCACCGGATTCGATCAGTGTGCCCAGCGCCCGGAAATCGTTCTCGCCGGCCAACCCCTTGAGCCCGGAGCGGCGGTTGAGCAGGTCATCGATCTGGTCGATGTCCATGCCGAGACTGCGGCCCAGGTGCAGCACGAGCCCGGGGTCGATGTCGCCCGACCGGGTGCCCATGACCAGACCCTCCAGCGGGGTCAGTCCCATCGAGGTGTCCACGGCGCGGCCACCTCGAATCGCGGAGGCAGAGGCACCGTTACCCAGGTGCAGCACGATCTGGTCGACCTCGACGTCCGGCTTGCCGAGGAACGCCGCGACCTGCTTCGAGACGTACTCGTGCGAGGTGCCGTGGAATCCGTAGCGGCGCAGCGCGTGTTCCTTCGCGAGCTCGCGGTCGATCGCGTAGGTCGCCGCAGCGGCGGGGAGGTCGAAGAAGAAGGCGGTGTCGAACACCGCGACCTGCTTGACGTTCGGAAGCAGCTCGCGTGCGACCTCGATCCCCTGCGCATTGGCCGGATTATGCAGCGGCGCCAGGGAACTGAGCCGGCGGATTTCCGCGAGCACCAGGTCGTCGATGATCGTGGGCGAGTGGAAGGTGCGCCCCCCGTGCACCACGCGATGCCCGACGGCGGCGATGCCCTCGGGGGTGCCCGCCCCAGCGGTCAGATCGAGCCCGCGATCGGCGAACTCCTCGAACACCAGGCGCAGGGCCGCTTTGTGGTCGGGCACCTCTGTCTCGCCGATCCGCTCGACGATGCCGCCGTGCACCACCTCACCAGAATCAGGATGCAGCAGTTGGTACTTCAGAGACGAGGAGCCCGAATTCAGGACGAGGACCGCGCCCGCCACCGTACCGGTCATGCCTGCGTCTCCTTCGCGTCGGCCTTCCCCGCCTTCTCCGCCGCGAAGGCCTGTGCCTGGATCGCGGTGATCGCCACGGTGTTCACGATGTCCTCCACCAGGGCGCCGCGGGACAGGTCGTTGATCGGAGCGTTGAGCCCCTGCAGCACCGGACCGATGGCGACGGCGCCCGCCGATCGCTGCACGGCCTTGTAGGTGTTGTTGCCCGTGTTGAGGTCGGGGAACACGAGCACCGTCGCCTTGCCCGCCACTGCGGAGTCGGGCATCTTCGAGGCCGCGACGCCCGGGTCGACGGCGGCGTCGTACTGAATCGGCCCCTCCACCAGTAGTTTCGGGGCACGCTCGCGGACCAGTCCGGTGGCGGCACGTACCTTATCGACATCGGCGCCGGTGCCGGATTCG includes:
- a CDS encoding FecCD family ABC transporter permease — its product is MTGVQERTPADAAHDLPPIRRGLRFGSVVSMVWRPWPVIVTAVLLAVAFLAFCLSIRMGEFPLTLGEVLRALIGRGDAMTTFIVTDLRLPRALVGLTVGAALGMSGAIVQSIARNPLASPDLLGITAGAGVAAVFLVTSTSTLAATLNTDVGLPLFALGGGLATGALVYLLAVRGGVDGMRLILVGIAITALMRALIDWMLVRADIRDVARAQAWLVGSLDGRDWSDVWAAIGLGVPAAIIAVGAAFPLRAVQLGDDVARGLGVRLGRNRATLLIASVLLASAGVAAAGPIAFVAFVAPQVAMRLTRLPTPPLLPAAAMGAALLLCADLVARTVFPVPMPVGIVTAAAGGPFLVYLLVRQNIKGAKK
- a CDS encoding FecCD family ABC transporter permease; translation: MTVDLSTTRDEPSAPAPPSAGAARRRKRLLGLLLLAILLVVTVVASLAIGSRDLAPSAVWDGLLYRYTTGPNPGDPQLNEAAIIVQTLRVPRTILALLAGAALALAGALLQGHTRNPIADPGILGITQGAAFAVVCAIFLGGLTQPLQYVWFAFLGAAVAAFVVFGLSSLGGGAASPLTLVLAGTGVGLFLSSMTSAIALSDNASLDALRFWNAGAVVGRGYDVIGAVTPFLVIGALLALANGPAVNLLNLGDDVARGLGLNVNLSRTVGVIAVTLLAGGATAACGSIAFLGLMVPHITRYFTGPDYRWLLPYSALLGAWLLLAADIVGRVVARPGELEVGIVVAMVGAPFFVALVWWRKAVKV
- a CDS encoding iron-siderophore ABC transporter substrate-binding protein, translating into MISSPRALVRVVAIAFVTLLVAALTACGSSPESAPASSQPASVKRVASLGLGDVDTLLALGVVPVLVAPWAQDATEPVGEWSKPLLQGQTPAMVLGTGNAVDGKAIETIATAKPDLIVAVNSGFDDATFERLQSIAPVIRRPAQFAAWGVPWEAQVRAIAAGVGRTAEGDALIAKTNDRIAQAKADHPRYQGKTAATVLPKSDGGLYAYANTDGRGQVLTMLGFSLPESVSRLVPAGKFYADVSAENLKILDLDTLVYLDYGTKQSEETAFRSLKVVGENRVARIDRNLGNAMSMPNPVTLEWVLKTLPPKLPDFA
- a CDS encoding adenylate/guanylate cyclase domain-containing protein yields the protein MPLGHSAPGDAGTDDGGGDYGSPLLGTVGESAQSRRLRTVILLSVSIAVCTLLGAGFAAMLILVGIPEPSVRQPELNDINTVILPAYVAIGLVFGICYGTWHVFTTLRWVGSGAPPTEEQAKETLALPRRIYVFELINWLVAAILFGFLYGLYDPQLVPKVSLVILGAGLVTAGITMLLVEFSLRPVTAIVLRTYQQEPRHQSLEARSLGLWVLGSGLPMAGVVLVGVFAFFEPTTVSGIAISVCALGAGGLVSGTVLNQLGVARITAPVRSVTAAMRRVSEGRYDTEVVVYDGTTLGNLQSGFNEMAAGLRERERVRDLYARQVGEQVATATIESEPELGGVEQRVAVIFIDLVGSTELAAERPASEVVQILNRFCGVVVAEVNSRGGLVNKFEGDAVLAIFGAPAALSDPAGAALAASRAMMTRLRREVPEVRAGCGVTYGVVVAGYVGAADRFEYTVIGDPVNEASRLSTAAKADPLVPWASAPAVAAADASECRHWSPGPVEVLRGRSQPTRMYLAVG
- a CDS encoding acetate kinase yields the protein MTGTVAGAVLVLNSGSSSLKYQLLHPDSGEVVHGGIVERIGETEVPDHKAALRLVFEEFADRGLDLTAGAGTPEGIAAVGHRVVHGGRTFHSPTIIDDLVLAEIRRLSSLAPLHNPANAQGIEVARELLPNVKQVAVFDTAFFFDLPAAAATYAIDRELAKEHALRRYGFHGTSHEYVSKQVAAFLGKPDVEVDQIVLHLGNGASASAIRGGRAVDTSMGLTPLEGLVMGTRSGDIDPGLVLHLGRSLGMDIDQIDDLLNRRSGLKGLAGENDFRALGTLIESGDQDAKLAYDVYIHRLRRYIGAYLVDLGGVDAITFTAGVGENAAGVRADALAGLERFGIVVDPERNAVRSSEPRRISPDDAPVAVLVVPTNEELAIARDAAAL